In Methylotenera sp. L2L1, the following proteins share a genomic window:
- a CDS encoding ArsR/SmtB family transcription factor: MQIQEVNFEKLRASAELATSLLKVMANSDRLMLLCQLSQGEKSVSELEEILAIKQPTLSQQLTVLRNANLVSTRREGKSIYYMISSTSALAIMNVLYQEICMKSGD, from the coding sequence ATGCAAATACAAGAAGTTAATTTCGAAAAGCTGAGAGCCTCTGCAGAGCTTGCAACGAGTTTATTAAAGGTGATGGCGAATAGTGATCGCTTAATGCTCTTATGTCAGTTATCACAAGGTGAAAAATCAGTAAGTGAGCTAGAAGAAATTCTAGCGATTAAGCAACCAACCTTATCACAACAATTAACTGTACTAAGAAATGCTAATTTGGTCAGTACACGTCGAGAAGGTAAGTCTATCTATTACATGATATCTAGCACATCAGCATTGGCTATTATGAATGTGCTTTACCAAGAAATTTGTATGAAATCTGGAGATTAG
- a CDS encoding TIGR01244 family sulfur transferase — MTLMINQLNKDFSYTSQIAVDDIAEIVSLGFKTIINNRPDHEGGAEQPKSEALEAVALSHGVTYVHIPVIPNKIQPHQLETFREAYAKAPKPILGFCKTGNRASTMCKLALENHG; from the coding sequence ATGACATTAATGATTAATCAGCTAAATAAAGATTTTAGTTATACCAGCCAAATTGCAGTGGATGATATTGCAGAAATTGTCAGCTTAGGTTTTAAAACAATTATCAACAATCGACCTGATCATGAAGGTGGCGCTGAGCAACCCAAAAGTGAAGCTTTAGAAGCTGTTGCGCTTAGCCATGGAGTTACTTATGTGCATATTCCTGTGATTCCTAATAAGATTCAACCTCACCAGTTAGAGACGTTTAGAGAGGCTTATGCAAAAGCGCCCAAGCCAATATTAGGATTTTGCAAAACAGGCAATCGTGCATCAACGATGTGTAAGTTAGCATTAGAAAATCATGGTTGA
- a CDS encoding sulfite exporter TauE/SafE family protein: MVDPNLTAILLGLVIGFLMAITGAGGAILSLPLLMYFFNMGIKDAAPIALLAVSVAAGLAAVIGLKQGIVRYKAATLLALMGVLIAPLGVFLAQKAPSLWLQVIFTLVLFYVGLQALITAKSSNYLQDTLFITQPTPCEVNPATSRLFWTASCTKRLLLTGSAAGLLSGLLGIGGGFVVMPSLLKISNLEHRMIVATSLTMTSLVALVGVVSYASYAVIDWDIAIPFVLAAFVGSLMGRLLSQRISKFQSKLTFGIISLFIALIMLLRLMTSIL, from the coding sequence ATGGTTGATCCTAATCTAACTGCAATTCTACTGGGTTTAGTCATCGGCTTTTTGATGGCTATCACAGGTGCAGGAGGTGCCATCTTATCGTTGCCATTGCTGATGTATTTTTTTAACATGGGGATTAAAGATGCAGCGCCGATTGCATTGTTAGCTGTTTCCGTAGCAGCAGGGCTAGCTGCAGTCATTGGATTAAAGCAAGGTATTGTGAGATATAAAGCAGCTACGCTTTTAGCCTTGATGGGCGTTTTAATTGCACCGTTGGGAGTTTTTCTCGCACAAAAAGCACCATCTCTTTGGTTGCAGGTGATTTTTACTTTAGTGCTATTCTATGTCGGCTTGCAAGCACTAATTACAGCCAAGAGCTCCAACTACTTGCAAGATACTCTCTTTATTACCCAACCAACACCATGCGAAGTGAATCCAGCAACCTCTAGGTTGTTTTGGACAGCATCATGCACCAAACGTTTATTATTAACAGGGTCTGCTGCGGGTTTGTTATCAGGGTTGCTAGGTATTGGCGGTGGGTTTGTGGTCATGCCTAGCCTTTTAAAAATCAGTAACCTAGAGCATCGCATGATTGTTGCTACATCATTAACAATGACATCGTTAGTTGCACTAGTGGGGGTGGTTTCTTATGCGAGCTATGCAGTTATTGATTGGGATATTGCTATTCCATTTGTTTTAGCTGCCTTTGTTGGTAGTTTAATGGGCAGACTACTCTCACAAAGAATTTCAAAGTTCCAATCTAAGCTGACGTTTGGGATAATCAGTTTATTCATCGCACTCATTATGTTACTGAGGTTAATGACTAGCATTTTGTAG
- a CDS encoding Rne/Rng family ribonuclease, whose product MKRMLFNATQSEELRVAIVDGQKLIDLDIEHAGKEQRKSNIYKGVITRIEPSLEAAFVDYGQDRHGFLPFKEVARSYYKEGADGRARIQDALKEGQELIVQVDKDERGNKGAALTTFISLAGRYLVLMPNNPRGGGVSRRIEGEDRDELRDVLAQLEVPKGMSIIARTAGIGRNAEELQWDLNYLTQLWSAIDGASAMQAGAYLIYQEGSLVIRAIRDYFSSDIGEILIDTPDIHEQAVQFMNHVMPSNVARVKLYQDEIPLFTRFQIEHQIESAFAREVRLPSGGAIVIDHTEALVSVDVNSGRATRGTDIENTAFNTNLEAAEEVARQLRLRDLGGLVVIDFIDMENQRNQREVENALRDALHADRARVQTGKISRFGLLELSRQRLRPSLGETNHIPCPRCHGTGHIRGIESTALHILRITQEDAMKENSAIIQVQLPVEVATFLLNEKRADIHKIEERMGVEVVLIPNIHLETPNYNIIRIKHDDVNEDTSKASYQMVELPSETTYVTKAAEEAKAVKPVAAVKGITPTAPAPMSVEKVEPKLSLFARIKKFLGLGEKSESEKAADKSSDARRDHPRNNRNRNERNRNRNERNRNERGDKNTNQERAPKNAEQKTQESRQVEAKPQELRQQKPQQQRNDNQRHDNKNQESTRNIAQANTGEASANESTEQRSERSSRRNRNNRRNRRDRDENATRDNTRTFVPNDEINTTPSTNAVEVTSVAKSVEPAVATTSNNATAKADTAPANVLADKAPVASTSAQATETKAKEATIQESAPVTAVNSAEVTASESAPVEKETKKSKPQKNAANKAASSNKDAVAGSDTQATDANVAEAAESKTEKKRPARPRKAKAEPKKIDLTDSGLQLVETKADAAKVTAAVEVEKRSARKPASWQKEKKEEANSEPLVMVETQNK is encoded by the coding sequence ATGAAACGCATGTTATTTAATGCAACGCAATCTGAAGAATTACGCGTTGCGATTGTAGATGGACAAAAACTGATCGATTTAGATATCGAACACGCTGGTAAAGAACAACGTAAAAGCAATATTTACAAAGGTGTCATTACTCGGATCGAACCTTCGCTAGAAGCTGCATTTGTGGATTACGGCCAAGACCGCCACGGCTTTTTACCATTTAAAGAAGTAGCTCGCAGCTACTACAAAGAAGGTGCTGATGGCCGCGCACGCATCCAGGATGCGTTAAAAGAAGGTCAGGAATTAATCGTTCAAGTGGATAAAGACGAGCGCGGCAACAAAGGCGCGGCACTAACCACATTTATCTCTCTAGCTGGCCGTTATTTGGTGTTGATGCCAAACAATCCACGCGGAGGTGGTGTATCACGTCGTATTGAAGGTGAAGACCGTGACGAACTACGTGACGTATTAGCACAACTTGAAGTACCAAAAGGCATGAGCATCATCGCGCGTACGGCTGGCATTGGCCGCAACGCAGAAGAGTTGCAATGGGATTTAAACTACCTCACACAGTTATGGTCTGCGATTGATGGTGCTTCTGCCATGCAAGCTGGTGCTTATTTAATCTACCAAGAAGGCAGCTTAGTGATTCGCGCAATCCGTGATTACTTTAGCTCAGATATTGGTGAAATCTTGATTGATACACCAGACATTCATGAGCAAGCTGTACAGTTTATGAACCACGTCATGCCAAGCAATGTAGCACGTGTGAAATTGTACCAAGATGAAATTCCTCTGTTCACACGCTTCCAAATCGAACACCAAATTGAGTCAGCGTTCGCACGTGAAGTGCGCTTACCATCAGGCGGCGCGATCGTGATTGACCATACAGAGGCTTTAGTTTCTGTAGACGTTAACTCAGGCCGTGCAACACGTGGTACTGATATTGAAAATACCGCATTCAACACAAATCTTGAAGCTGCTGAAGAAGTAGCGCGCCAATTACGTTTACGTGACTTAGGCGGCTTGGTAGTCATTGACTTTATTGACATGGAAAATCAGCGTAATCAACGTGAGGTTGAAAATGCGCTACGTGATGCATTACATGCAGACCGTGCACGTGTGCAAACAGGCAAGATCTCGCGTTTTGGCTTACTTGAGCTATCACGCCAACGCCTACGCCCTAGCCTAGGTGAAACTAATCATATCCCTTGCCCACGCTGCCATGGCACTGGACATATTCGCGGTATTGAATCAACTGCACTACATATCTTACGCATCACGCAAGAAGATGCGATGAAAGAAAACAGCGCGATTATTCAAGTGCAATTGCCAGTTGAAGTAGCTACATTCTTACTCAATGAAAAACGTGCTGATATCCATAAGATTGAAGAACGCATGGGTGTAGAAGTGGTGTTGATTCCAAACATCCATCTTGAAACTCCAAATTACAATATCATTCGCATCAAGCATGATGATGTTAACGAAGATACAAGCAAAGCAAGCTACCAAATGGTAGAGCTTCCTTCAGAAACAACTTATGTCACTAAAGCTGCTGAAGAAGCTAAAGCAGTAAAACCTGTTGCTGCGGTTAAAGGCATCACACCAACTGCGCCAGCACCGATGTCAGTTGAAAAGGTTGAGCCTAAATTATCACTATTCGCTAGAATCAAAAAATTCCTTGGTTTAGGTGAAAAATCAGAATCTGAAAAAGCTGCTGATAAATCTAGTGATGCACGTCGCGATCATCCTCGCAACAACCGCAACCGTAACGAGCGTAATCGTAACCGTAACGAGCGTAATCGTAACGAGCGTGGCGACAAAAATACAAACCAAGAACGCGCGCCAAAAAATGCTGAGCAAAAAACACAAGAGTCTCGCCAAGTAGAAGCGAAGCCACAAGAGCTGCGTCAGCAAAAGCCTCAGCAACAACGTAATGATAATCAACGTCATGACAACAAAAACCAAGAGTCAACACGTAACATTGCGCAAGCAAATACTGGAGAAGCGTCTGCAAATGAATCTACAGAACAACGTAGTGAACGCAGTAGCCGCCGTAACCGTAACAACCGCCGCAACCGTCGCGACCGTGATGAAAATGCAACTCGCGACAACACCCGCACGTTTGTACCTAATGATGAGATCAACACGACTCCATCAACAAACGCGGTTGAAGTCACTAGCGTAGCTAAGAGTGTTGAACCAGCCGTTGCAACAACAAGCAATAACGCAACAGCTAAAGCTGACACTGCGCCTGCAAACGTACTAGCAGATAAGGCTCCTGTAGCTTCAACATCTGCGCAAGCGACAGAAACTAAAGCAAAAGAAGCTACTATTCAAGAGAGCGCTCCAGTGACTGCTGTGAATAGTGCAGAAGTTACGGCATCTGAATCTGCACCTGTGGAAAAAGAAACTAAGAAATCTAAACCACAAAAAAATGCCGCGAATAAAGCTGCATCGAGCAACAAAGATGCTGTCGCTGGTAGTGACACCCAAGCTACAGATGCAAATGTTGCTGAGGCTGCTGAAAGCAAGACTGAGAAGAAACGCCCAGCTCGCCCACGCAAAGCGAAAGCTGAGCCAAAGAAAATCGATCTGACAGATTCAGGCTTACAACTGGTTGAAACAAAAGCAGATGCAGCTAAAGTAACAGCAGCTGTTGAAGTTGAAAAACGTAGTGCTCGTAAACCAGCCTCTTGGCAAAAAGAGAAAAAAGAAGAAGCAAATAGTGAGCCTTTAGTGATGGTAGAAACTCAGAATAAATAG
- a CDS encoding RluA family pseudouridine synthase: MNNLITHEQGNPVSTVSESAAAFLTVDEASEGQRVDNFLTKTLKGVPKSHVYRILRSGEVRVNKKRINADFRLSLGDVVRVPPTRSTAVEKTESAVPATSKFEQAIIYEDDAMLVIDKAAGFAVHGGSGISRGVIEQLRLERPRAKFMELVHRLDRETSGVLMLAKKRSALVALHEAIRNNQTDKRYLMLVQGEWLEPKKRVVLDLQKYVLPNGERRVNVVTDVSKDKFGERQTSETMFRLLKNFNSPSVGKFSLLEAQLVTGRTHQLRVQLSHLGFPIVGDDKYGDFSLNKALIKHGLKRMFLHSSVTKIRHPLTAEKLELIAPTPPELNKFLLKLEKE, encoded by the coding sequence ATGAACAATTTAATTACACATGAGCAAGGCAATCCAGTATCTACAGTGAGCGAGTCTGCTGCTGCATTTTTAACAGTAGATGAAGCAAGTGAGGGTCAGCGCGTAGATAATTTTCTGACTAAAACATTAAAGGGAGTTCCTAAAAGCCACGTTTACCGTATTTTGCGTAGTGGCGAAGTACGTGTAAATAAAAAGCGTATTAATGCAGACTTTCGCTTAAGTTTGGGTGATGTAGTCAGAGTGCCACCTACGCGTTCAACAGCGGTTGAGAAAACAGAGTCTGCAGTACCAGCAACCTCAAAATTTGAGCAGGCGATCATTTATGAAGATGATGCCATGCTAGTCATCGATAAAGCCGCTGGTTTTGCTGTGCATGGAGGTAGTGGCATTAGCCGTGGCGTGATTGAGCAATTACGCCTAGAGCGCCCACGTGCTAAGTTTATGGAATTGGTGCATCGTTTAGATAGAGAAACCTCTGGCGTATTGATGCTAGCTAAAAAAAGAAGCGCATTGGTTGCATTACACGAAGCGATTCGTAACAATCAAACCGACAAACGCTATTTGATGTTGGTGCAAGGTGAATGGTTAGAGCCAAAAAAACGTGTTGTGTTGGACTTGCAGAAATATGTGCTGCCTAACGGCGAGCGCCGTGTGAATGTGGTAACTGATGTTTCAAAAGACAAGTTTGGTGAACGCCAAACTTCAGAAACTATGTTTCGGCTGCTTAAGAACTTTAACAGCCCATCAGTGGGTAAATTCAGTTTGTTAGAGGCACAGTTGGTCACTGGTAGAACGCATCAATTGCGCGTACAGCTATCGCATTTGGGTTTTCCGATTGTTGGCGATGATAAGTATGGTGATTTTTCTTTAAATAAGGCTTTAATCAAACATGGCCTTAAGCGCATGTTCTTACATTCATCGGTGACTAAAATCCGCCATCCTTTAACTGCTGAAAAGTTAGAGTTAATTGCACCAACGCCACCAGAGTTAAATAAATTTTTACTAAAGTTAGAGAAAGAGTAA
- a CDS encoding HAD-IA family hydrolase, which translates to MPKKFDLIVWDWDGTLADSTGMIVNAILKAAEQVGLPAITREAASSIIGLGLRESIHALYGDIPVTQARALAAQYNANYYAEESEIVLFSGATDTIVELNKRGFKLAVATGKGRRGLNFALEHSGLGRQFHATRTVDECFSKPHPQMLDELVDHLVVLPERTLMIGDTSYDLQMAKNAGVSSVGVTYGAQPAEQWQHFDPIEQFDDFSNLSQWLLEYA; encoded by the coding sequence ATGCCAAAGAAGTTTGATTTAATTGTGTGGGATTGGGATGGTACTTTAGCTGATTCTACAGGGATGATTGTTAACGCCATTTTAAAAGCAGCAGAGCAGGTAGGTTTGCCAGCCATCACGCGAGAAGCTGCGAGTAGTATTATCGGTCTTGGTTTACGTGAGTCTATCCATGCGTTATACGGAGATATCCCAGTAACACAGGCGCGGGCGCTTGCTGCGCAATATAACGCTAATTATTATGCTGAAGAGAGTGAGATTGTCTTGTTTTCTGGCGCTACAGACACCATTGTTGAGTTAAATAAACGTGGTTTTAAATTGGCAGTTGCAACAGGTAAAGGGCGTAGAGGGCTTAACTTTGCGTTAGAGCATTCGGGTTTAGGACGGCAGTTTCATGCCACGCGCACTGTGGATGAGTGTTTTTCAAAGCCGCACCCACAAATGCTTGATGAGCTAGTGGATCACTTAGTTGTGTTGCCTGAGCGTACTTTGATGATTGGTGATACCAGTTATGATTTGCAGATGGCTAAAAATGCAGGTGTTAGTTCAGTCGGTGTGACTTATGGTGCGCAACCGGCAGAACAATGGCAACACTTTGATCCTATTGAGCAGTTTGATGACTTTTCTAATTTGAGCCAATGGTTACTAGAGTACGCCTAA
- a CDS encoding Rieske (2Fe-2S) protein: MTIEQDVVVIESSAVQDGGKGVRFPLPALGEFATGFVVRFNQLPYAYVNQCAHVSVELDWNEGDFFTSQGDYLICATHGAHYRPDNGFCIMGPCKGKRLTPIELIEQNQKIIINITSITK; this comes from the coding sequence ATGACGATTGAACAGGATGTGGTTGTGATTGAAAGTTCTGCAGTGCAGGATGGCGGTAAGGGTGTTAGGTTTCCACTGCCAGCACTAGGTGAGTTTGCAACAGGGTTTGTGGTGAGATTCAATCAATTACCTTATGCATATGTGAACCAATGCGCACATGTCTCTGTAGAGTTAGATTGGAACGAAGGTGACTTTTTTACCTCACAAGGTGACTATCTAATATGTGCTACACATGGTGCACATTATCGCCCAGACAATGGTTTTTGTATCATGGGACCATGTAAAGGCAAGCGCTTAACGCCTATTGAATTGATTGAACAAAATCAAAAAATTATTATCAATATAACGTCTATTACTAAATAA
- a CDS encoding S49 family peptidase, whose translation MTEQNQQTVDTNTGVKPTAIEDATWQRNVIEKLATAALSEQKTARRWSTFFKGLTFSYILILLLILLGVFGDDKKTFDEHTALIEINGVIQAGGDVTADAVMASLNDAYESKGTKGIILRINSPGGSPVQAGIINDEIRRQKKLHPNIPVYAVVEDICASGGYYIAAAADKIYVDKASIVGSIGVLMDGYGFTEAMKKVGVERRLMTAGENKAMLDPFSPVNPKHQELAQAMLNEIHEQFKTVVRQGRGARLKETPETFSGLFWSGEQSIKIGLADAVGSANYVAREIIKQEEIVDFTYQDDFASRIAKRIGASVSTAIGEVISKQLVDSGEIRLR comes from the coding sequence ATGACTGAGCAGAATCAACAAACGGTAGACACCAATACAGGCGTTAAGCCAACAGCGATAGAAGATGCTACTTGGCAACGCAATGTGATTGAGAAGTTAGCAACAGCGGCACTAAGTGAACAAAAAACAGCACGTCGCTGGAGTACTTTTTTTAAAGGGCTGACATTTAGTTATATCCTTATTTTGTTACTCATACTGTTAGGTGTGTTTGGTGACGATAAAAAAACGTTTGATGAACATACCGCTTTAATTGAAATTAATGGCGTTATTCAAGCTGGTGGTGATGTGACGGCAGATGCTGTGATGGCTAGCTTGAATGATGCTTATGAAAGTAAAGGTACGAAGGGGATTATTTTAAGAATCAATAGTCCAGGTGGTAGCCCTGTTCAGGCTGGGATTATCAATGATGAGATCAGACGTCAGAAGAAGCTGCACCCTAATATTCCTGTATACGCAGTGGTAGAGGATATTTGTGCATCAGGTGGCTATTATATTGCCGCGGCAGCCGATAAAATTTATGTAGATAAAGCGAGTATTGTAGGGTCAATTGGCGTTTTAATGGATGGCTACGGTTTCACTGAGGCGATGAAGAAAGTAGGCGTAGAGCGCCGATTGATGACAGCCGGTGAAAATAAAGCCATGTTGGATCCGTTCTCACCAGTGAACCCTAAGCATCAAGAGTTAGCGCAAGCGATGCTAAATGAAATTCATGAGCAATTTAAAACAGTGGTACGCCAAGGTAGAGGTGCGCGCTTGAAAGAAACACCAGAAACGTTCAGTGGTTTATTCTGGAGTGGTGAGCAGAGCATCAAAATCGGTTTGGCTGATGCGGTAGGCAGTGCGAATTATGTTGCGCGAGAAATTATCAAGCAGGAAGAAATCGTAGACTTTACCTATCAAGATGATTTTGCTAGCCGCATTGCTAAACGTATTGGCGCTAGTGTGAGCACAGCAATTGGTGAAGTGATTTCAAAGCAGTTAGTTGATTCTGGTGAAATTAGATTGCGTTAA
- a CDS encoding polyphosphate kinase 2 family protein — MANLDKYRVNPNKFSLKDFDTKDKTERSGSKEENEAALYELASEINALQDILHAEGKHKVLLILQGMDTSGKDGTVRHVFRETDPLGIRVASFKAPSSEELAHDYLWRVHQQVPRTGELVIFNRSHYEDVLIVKVHKWIDDAECKRRYAQINDFERLLAETGTTIIKCFLHISKQEQKKRLQERLDNPTKAWKFNPNDLKERELWPDYTDAYEQAIKATSTEHAPWYIVPADSKTNRNLLISRLLLNTLKKLDLNYPPVPEAFKSIVID; from the coding sequence ATGGCAAACCTTGATAAATATCGTGTGAACCCTAATAAATTCTCGCTCAAAGACTTTGATACTAAAGATAAAACCGAGCGCAGCGGCAGCAAAGAGGAGAACGAAGCCGCACTGTATGAGTTGGCAAGCGAAATTAATGCGCTCCAAGACATCCTGCACGCTGAGGGAAAGCACAAAGTACTGCTGATTCTGCAAGGGATGGACACTAGCGGCAAGGATGGCACAGTACGCCATGTATTCAGAGAAACCGACCCTTTAGGTATACGCGTGGCAAGCTTTAAGGCACCAAGCAGCGAAGAGCTAGCGCACGACTACCTATGGCGCGTCCACCAACAAGTACCTCGTACCGGTGAATTGGTAATTTTCAACCGTAGCCATTATGAAGACGTGCTGATTGTCAAAGTACACAAATGGATTGATGATGCTGAATGTAAACGTAGATATGCTCAAATCAACGACTTTGAGCGCTTGCTGGCAGAAACTGGCACCACTATTATTAAGTGTTTCTTACATATTTCCAAACAGGAACAAAAAAAGCGCCTGCAAGAGCGCTTAGATAATCCAACTAAAGCTTGGAAATTCAATCCGAATGATTTAAAAGAACGCGAGCTATGGCCAGACTATACAGACGCCTACGAGCAAGCAATCAAGGCGACGTCTACCGAACATGCGCCTTGGTACATTGTGCCAGCTGACTCAAAAACTAACCGGAACCTGCTCATTTCCAGATTGCTACTCAATACACTGAAAAAATTAGATTTGAACTACCCCCCAGTACCAGAGGCGTTCAAATCTATCGTCATTGATTAA
- the pgi gene encoding glucose-6-phosphate isomerase produces the protein MARLNKHPVWQLLCQHQEKIASLHMRDIFANDADRFSKYSLKFSDILLDYSKHRITDESLPLLFQMAREANVEEWRDKMFAGEKINITENRAVLHTALRNRANTPVMVDGHDVMPDVNAVLAQMREFSDKVRNGTWLGYTGKRITDIVNIGIGGSDLGPVMVCDALEPYASPELKVHFVSNIDGAHLMRALNVCNPETTLFIVASKTFTTQETMTNAHSARAWFLKAAKDEAHVPKHFVALSTNAKAVQDFGIDTANMFAFWDWVGGRYSLWSAIGLSIALYVGMDNFEDLLTGAFEMDEHFKNAPLEQNMPVIMALVGVWYNNFFHVDSQAILPYDQGLSRFPAYLQQADMESNGKFICRDGSRVSYKTGPVVWGEAGTNGQHAFYQLIHQGTQIVPADFLIPVHSHYKVSSNGYAHHKILLANFLAQTQSLMLGKTTEQARAELEKQGLSGEALEQLLPHKTFEGNRPTTSILFDKLTPNTLGKLIALYEHKIFVQGIIWDINSYDQWGVEYGKQIAQQILPQLTNDEVVGNYDSSTNGLINYTKALKPD, from the coding sequence ATGGCTAGACTTAACAAACACCCTGTATGGCAACTACTTTGTCAACATCAAGAGAAAATAGCATCACTCCATATGCGCGATATATTCGCCAATGACGCGGATCGCTTTAGTAAATATAGCCTTAAATTTTCTGACATACTGCTCGATTATTCAAAACACCGCATTACGGACGAATCATTGCCATTACTGTTCCAAATGGCGCGCGAAGCCAATGTTGAAGAATGGCGCGATAAAATGTTTGCCGGTGAAAAAATCAATATCACCGAAAATAGAGCGGTATTACACACTGCCCTACGTAATCGTGCCAATACCCCAGTGATGGTAGATGGCCATGATGTGATGCCTGATGTAAACGCTGTACTAGCCCAAATGCGCGAATTCTCAGACAAAGTACGCAATGGCACTTGGTTAGGCTACACAGGTAAACGCATTACAGATATTGTGAATATTGGTATTGGTGGCTCTGACCTCGGCCCGGTTATGGTATGCGACGCATTAGAACCATATGCAAGCCCTGAGCTAAAAGTACACTTTGTGTCTAACATTGATGGCGCACATCTAATGCGCGCACTGAATGTTTGCAACCCAGAAACGACGCTTTTCATCGTTGCATCTAAAACATTCACCACTCAAGAAACCATGACCAATGCACATTCTGCGCGTGCATGGTTTTTAAAAGCTGCAAAAGATGAAGCACATGTGCCTAAACACTTTGTAGCCCTTTCCACCAACGCAAAAGCAGTGCAAGATTTCGGTATCGACACTGCTAATATGTTTGCATTCTGGGATTGGGTTGGCGGGCGCTACTCACTATGGTCTGCCATTGGTTTATCAATCGCGCTATACGTAGGCATGGATAATTTTGAAGACCTACTCACCGGTGCTTTTGAAATGGATGAGCATTTTAAAAATGCCCCATTAGAGCAAAACATGCCAGTGATCATGGCCTTAGTTGGTGTTTGGTATAACAACTTTTTCCATGTGGATTCACAAGCGATTTTACCCTACGATCAAGGTTTATCTCGCTTTCCAGCATATTTGCAACAAGCGGATATGGAAAGTAATGGTAAGTTTATTTGCCGTGATGGTAGTCGCGTATCTTACAAAACTGGCCCAGTGGTTTGGGGTGAAGCTGGTACCAATGGACAGCATGCGTTCTATCAGTTAATACATCAAGGAACACAAATTGTACCTGCTGACTTCTTGATTCCGGTACATAGCCACTACAAAGTAAGTAGTAATGGTTATGCGCATCACAAAATACTGTTGGCAAACTTCCTGGCACAGACGCAATCACTGATGTTAGGAAAAACAACCGAGCAGGCACGTGCTGAGCTAGAGAAACAAGGTCTATCAGGTGAAGCGCTAGAGCAGTTATTACCGCACAAAACATTTGAAGGTAATCGCCCGACCACCTCAATCTTGTTTGACAAGTTAACGCCAAACACCTTGGGTAAATTAATCGCACTATACGAACATAAAATCTTCGTACAAGGCATTATTTGGGATATCAACAGCTACGATCAATGGGGTGTTGAATATGGCAAGCAAATTGCACAGCAAATTTTGCCACAACTCACCAACGATGAAGTGGTAGGTAATTACGATAGCTCTACCAACGGTTTGATTAATTACACTAAAGCGCTTAAACCAGACTAA